The nucleotide window AGCGGCAGATAGACGTCGCGGACCTCGTCGAGGTCGACCACGTCGCCGAGGCCGCGCAGCCGCTCGACCTCCTCGGCGGTCAGCGGCAGTGGGGTACGTTCCCGCAGCGCGCTCCACTCGGCCCTGGTCAGGTCGAGATAGGGGCTCGCGTCGCGGCGGCGGTCGCTCGTCGTGGTCGAAGACACGCGGTCCATTGTGCGACCGCGTTACACGGCGTTCACGCCCGGGGGTGCACCGAGTGCCACACGTATGGCACCCGGTCCGCGATCTCATGGGCGCCGAACGGGTGCCGGGTGTGCCGGGCGGCCAGACCGTGCAGGTAGGCGCCGACCGAGCCGGCGTCCCGGGCGGAGAGCCCGGCGGCCAGCAGCGACCCGGTGAGCCCGGACAGGACGTCGCCGCTGCCCGCGGTGGCCAGCCACGCCGTCCCGGTCGGGTTGACCCGCGCCGGCGCCCCCTCCTCGGCCACCAGCGTGGTGGACCCCTTGAGCAGCACGGTCGCCCGGTACGCCGCGGCCAGCCGCCGTACGTGGCTCAGGCGGGCCCGTTCGACCTCCTCGCGGGCCACGTCCAGCAGCGCCGCCGCCTCGCCCGCGTGCGGGGTGAGCAGGGTCGGCGCCCGGCGGGCCCGCACCCGCTCCCGGTCGGCCAGGCGCAGGGCGTCGGCGTCGATCAGCACCGGGACGTCGCAGGCGAGCACCTCGTCCACGGACTGCCGGGCCAGGTGGTCGTCGCCGAGGCCGGGTCCGATCACCCACGCCTGCACCCGGCCGGCCTTGGCGGGCGGACCCGCCGACACCAGCGTCTCCGGGTAGCGCCCGATCACCGCGTCCCCGGCCGGGCCGACGTACCGCACCGCCCCCGCCCCGCCGCGCAGCGCGCCCCCGACCGCCAGCACCGCGGCGCCCGGGTAACGCTGCGAGCCGGCCACGACGCCGACCACCCCGCGGCGGTACTTGTCGCTCTCCCCGCGGGGCACCGGCAGCAGCCGCGCCACGTCCTCGTGCTGCAACGCCTCCAGCTCCGGCTCCGGCAGATACGGCCCCAGCCCGATGTCGACCAGGCGCAGCGCGCCGGCGTACTCGGCGGCGGGGTCGACGAGCAGCCCCGGCTTGTAGGTGCCGAAGGTGACGGTGGCGTCGGCGCGGAACGCCTCGCCGGGGGTCTCGCCGGTGTCGGCGTCGACGCCGCTGGGGAGGTCGACGGCGACGACCACGGCACCGGACGCGCTCGCCGCGCGGGCCGCGTGGGCCAACTCCGCGGCGCGGGGCCGCAGTCCGCCCTTGCCGCCGATGCCGGTGATCCCGTCGAGGACGAGGTCGGCGCGGGCGAGCGCCGCCGGCGCGTGATCCGGGCCGGTGATCCGGCCGCCGGCGCGGCGCAACGCGGCGAGGCCGTCGGGGTGGGCCCGGTCGGGGTCGAGGGTCACCGCGGTGACCCCGGCGCCCCGCCCGGCCAGCCGGGCGCCGGCGTACAGCGCGTCCCCGCCGTTGTCCCCGCTGCCGGCCAGCACCACGACCCGCCTGCCGTACACCCCGCCGTCCAGCACCCCCCCACACGCCGCGGCCAGCCCCGCCGCGGCCCGCCGCATCAGGGTGCCGGGC belongs to Streptantibioticus cattleyicolor NRRL 8057 = DSM 46488 and includes:
- a CDS encoding bifunctional ADP-dependent NAD(P)H-hydrate dehydratase/NAD(P)H-hydrate epimerase — encoded protein: MRHAHAVDSVRSAEAALMATLPPGTLMRRAAAGLAAACGGVLDGGVYGRRVVVLAGSGDNGGDALYAGARLAGRGAGVTAVTLDPDRAHPDGLAALRRAGGRITGPDHAPAALARADLVLDGITGIGGKGGLRPRAAELAHAARAASASGAVVVAVDLPSGVDADTGETPGEAFRADATVTFGTYKPGLLVDPAAEYAGALRLVDIGLGPYLPEPELEALQHEDVARLLPVPRGESDKYRRGVVGVVAGSQRYPGAAVLAVGGALRGGAGAVRYVGPAGDAVIGRYPETLVSAGPPAKAGRVQAWVIGPGLGDDHLARQSVDEVLACDVPVLIDADALRLADRERVRARRAPTLLTPHAGEAAALLDVAREEVERARLSHVRRLAAAYRATVLLKGSTTLVAEEGAPARVNPTGTAWLATAGSGDVLSGLTGSLLAAGLSARDAGSVGAYLHGLAARHTRHPFGAHEIADRVPYVWHSVHPRA